AGCGCTACCGCGGAGCGGTCACCGACTCCGTCCGGGCCTTCGCCGCCGCCGTGCCGCCCCGGGCGCTGTACCTGCTGACCTCGCCCGAGGGCGTCGCCTTCGACGACGACGGCCTGCGCGACGGCGAGGAACTGCGCCCGTGGATGACCGGCCGCTTCCGCGAGGTCCTGGCCGCGCAGGACGTCCCGTGGCTGGAGCTGACCGGCGACCGCGAGCAGCGGCTCACCGCCGCGCTGGCGGCCGTGGACCGGATCCTCGCGGACGGCCGGCGGCTGGCCGACCCGCTCGGCTGAGACGGGCCGGTGGCGGGCGTGGGAACAGCCGCGGTGCGGAGCCGGTTGCCAGAGGGCAGGAGAACCTGATCATCGAAGGAGCGTCAGATGTCCGTCGTCGTCACCGCCGTCGTCCACCCCAGGCCGGGGCTGCTGGAGGAGGCCCTGGCCACCTACGCCCGCCACATCGACGCGGTCCACGCCGAGCCCGGCTGCGAGCTGTACGCGCTGCACACCGACGGCGCCTCGATCGTCATCATCGAGAAGTGGGCGAGCCAGGCGGACCTGGACGCGCACGCCACCGGTGAGGTGATGGCGCAGCTGGGCCCTGAGCTGAACGCCCTGCGCGACCGGCCCGCCGACGTGGCCGTCCTGGAGCCGCGCCCGGCGGGCTCGGACGCCGGCGGCAAGGGCGCGCTGTAGGGCGGCCTCACACCCGGGCCGGTTCCCTGAGCGGGGCGCAGTGGCGCAGCAGTTCGCGCAGGGCCGGGCCGACGGTGGTGGGCCAGAGGAGCGCCAGCAGGGCGGGCGTGTCCGCGTCGGCGATCGGCAGGACCCTGAGTCTGCCCTCGCAGAGCCCGCTCAAGGACTCCGAGAGGACGGCCGCGCCGAGGCCCCGCTGGGCCAGGTCGGCGATCGCCGGGGGCGCGCTGGCCTGCATCGCGACGAGCGGGCGCAGGCCGCGGGCCGCGCAGGCCTCGTCCAGCGCGGCGCGGATGCCCGTCCCCTGCGGCATGCAGACCAGCGGGTAGCCGCAGAGTTCGTCGAGGGTCACCCCGTCGCGCTCCGCCAGCGGATGGCCCGGCGGGACGGCGGCGATCAGCCGTTCGTCGACGAGGGCGTGGCCGCCGAGGCCGGCCGGCAGCGCTCCCACCAGACCGGTCAGCGCCAGGTCCAGCTCCCCTGCTCTGACCCGTTCGACCAGGCGGTCGGAGGCGTCCTCCACGAGCGAGACCTCGATGCCCGGGTGCGCCCGGTGGAACGAGGCCAGCGCCTCGAAGAACGGCGTGATGGTGCAGCCGCCGACCAT
This genomic interval from Streptacidiphilus rugosus AM-16 contains the following:
- a CDS encoding putative quinol monooxygenase, which codes for MSVVVTAVVHPRPGLLEEALATYARHIDAVHAEPGCELYALHTDGASIVIIEKWASQADLDAHATGEVMAQLGPELNALRDRPADVAVLEPRPAGSDAGGKGAL
- a CDS encoding LysR family transcriptional regulator, with amino-acid sequence MELRQLEYFVAVAEEANFTRAAERVHISQSGVSAQIRQLEQDLGAQLFDRSARAAALTDAGRAALVHARAVLAGADALRQSVDEVSGLLRGRLLVGMVGGCTITPFFEALASFHRAHPGIEVSLVEDASDRLVERVRAGELDLALTGLVGALPAGLGGHALVDERLIAAVPPGHPLAERDGVTLDELCGYPLVCMPQGTGIRAALDEACAARGLRPLVAMQASAPPAIADLAQRGLGAAVLSESLSGLCEGRLRVLPIADADTPALLALLWPTTVGPALRELLRHCAPLREPARV